Below is a genomic region from Triticum dicoccoides isolate Atlit2015 ecotype Zavitan chromosome 5A, WEW_v2.0, whole genome shotgun sequence.
NNNNNNNNNNNNNNNNNNNNNNNNNNNNNNNNNNNNNNNNNNNNNNNNNNNNNNNNNNNNNNNNNNNNNNNNNNNNNNNNNNNNNNNNNNNNNNNNNNNNNNNNNNNNNNNNNNNNNNNNNNNNNNNNNNNNNNNNNGGAGTGGATCGAGCCCCCGTAATTCTGAATTAACTATTCATTCAAACATGAAAGAACATTTCACTTTATGAGTCACGTGAATTGccaaaactacacgatcaaacccTACGCCGATCCGGACCGATTGGGTAGGTTTCCATAGATTTCTCCACTTATCTTAATGTCCGAACAAAACATAAAAACTAACATATTTTGTAGTTATAAAATATGAATAAATGTAAGATGAGCACAAATTTACTATACCTTAAGATACAATAATGATGGGTCACATTATTTCAATGATACATGTCGACGATGGTCGATGAGATATTTTTGGGTCGCACCTCGGTCCCATCAACCACACACGCGAGAAAGCCAATCCGAAGGCTGAACCAATCGGGCACATATCTTCAGATTCTCTTAGCAGCTCAAACCGCTCCCTTTCGTGACCCATCCATTAACTTGGAGAGCGGTTATTCTAACGTGCACGTGAGGTGccgtgcatgacttagcttttgatGCATTTTGTGAGGATCAGTGCCACCTTTTCCACTATGATTCTTCGTACTATTTCTATTATTTGTGTACTCTAATATTCATGTTGTGTTGTGTTAGATATGGTACAGAGTTGTGTGTTATCCTAGAAATTGTACAGTGCAACTATCCTTCTAGTCTCTCCTTTCAAAAACACATGCATTAAAATCTTATTCTAAAAATTGAAACGTCCATCTATTGAACACAAAGTCAGATTTATGATCCTTCGCACATTTGTGTTTGTGGTAATTAGGCTTTATAACAAGTTCAATATTGAATATATTTTTACAGATTTTCAAATTTTTATTATGAAATATGACAAAACTCTATAAAACATATTGATGAACTATagaacatgaaaataataataaaactttataAGAGTGAATGTTTAATAAAATCATGATATTAAGCTAGAAGTGTATCGATACGGAATGGAACATCGTGATATGCTCTCGAAGACGATAAAACACTACAATAGAACATTTCAAAAAAATGAATATATATTTTGTTTATTAAACATGTTTGAAGTGTAGTGAAAACAACAACTCATGATAGAACTTTGTGAATCATGAAGAAACTAGAAAAAAAATATTATCATTTACAATGAAATACAAAGTTTCTAAAAAATTTAAAATGTTTCATTATATTTGACAAAAAAATAATCATGGTGTTTCACTTTGGTTCATCTGTTCGAAATCATATCATAATGTTTCATTCTGTGTCAATACACTTCAAACTTAATATTGATTTTTTAATaaataatcattctcatcattcatcAATTTTTATTAGTTTTCTCATGTACTAGATTGCATCACTATGTTTCATAGAGTTTCTCTATGTTTTGAAATacaatttttattttttctaaatatACTTGGAAATGGTCTTGTTTGAAAATCCTAATCATAAGGAACTCAAAGATGTAAACATGTCGTAAATTAGACTTTACATTTAAAAGATAGAATCTAATGAAGTATTGAAATCATGCGAAAAAGTGTGAATagataagggcatctccaaggaGCAATCAGCGGAGAAACCCGCGAATATTTGGATCGGATGGTCCCGAGACACTTTTTAGGTCTTTAACGCAAGTCGTCACATGTCCGCGAAATGACCTGGACGAGTCCAAAATCGAAACTGTCAACAAATCTAGGAAGATTTGAACAAGTCCGGACATCTGCACAGGCACACTGCCCGTTCCCACAGCCACGTCTTCGATTCATCTTTTTCGAACGTGTTCGGAAACCTTTTTTAACATAGTAGACACATGCGTTCATAGATACGCACATGCACTAACAACTATGAAAGATCGCACACACATACTATACCCTTGTAAGCATCTCTGAGAGATTGAAccgacacatcatcttgagattgataaAATCCCCACAGACGCTTTTGTAGTCAACTGGAAGTCTCTTCCCATTGAACGCACCTCGTTGGAAGGCTTgagataaatccagaaaaatgcaaACACCAATGTCAAATTTAGTTGTGGTATCCGTATCCTGTTGAGATGTGATACCATTGTCCTTCTAACTATCCGACTACGACTAAAAATACATTTAACACATGTCCACAAATATTTGGTGATTGCCCGTTGAAAATGCATTTTAAAGAGTGGTCGGCGTGTGACACAACTGCTACATGACTGATTGATGTGACACAGTAGCTTCTAAAATACCCAGTTGGGTCCCGCCGAACTTTGCACTGCCCCTGTCCGCTCGTTAACCCGTTTCTGTATCTGCTtataacaaaacaaaataaaaagaggGTAGAGAACAGGAGTCGAGATGAATAAACAAATGGAAAGCAGATGCGAGTTCAACTTAAACCTCGCCACTTTGTTTGTCTGGGCGCAAGGAGGAGTGCCACCTTCCCCCCGCTCCCATGCCGACTCAGCGGCCGGAAAATCCCGCGGCCTGCCAGGCGCCGCCGCGTGCGCAACCACCTGTCGACATCCCCTGCGGCCTGCGTATATACACCTCGGCAGCTCGGCTCGACACGACACAGCTCCTCCCAGTCCGTCCCAATCCACTCACCGCACGACACCCCGCTCGTTCCCCAAGTAGCTAGCAGCAAGCAAAGATCCATCTTCTGGCCGTCTCGTGATGATGAGCGGCGGCGTCAGCGGCATGGAGTCGTCGTCCTCATCCGGGAGCTCCTCTGGTTCGTCCAGCTTCTCCAGCTTCGTCCGGCAGctcaacacctacggcttccgcaagGTGGACCCGGACCGGTGGGAGTTCGCGCATGCCTCCTTCCTCCGCGGCCAGACGCACCTCCTGCGCCACATCGTCCGGCGCCAGAGCAGCGGTACCGGAGGCAGGCGCGGCAAGGACGACCGCGAAGATGAAGACGGCAGCAGCACGATGTTAGCCATGGAGGTGGTCCAGCTGAGGCGGGAGCAGAGGGCCACCGAGGAGCGCGTGGCGGCGATGTGGCGCCGGGTGCAGGAGACGGAGCGCCGGCCCAAGCAGATGCTCGCCTTCCTGCTCAAGGTGGTCGGCGACCCCGACATGGTGCGCCGCCTCGCAGGCAGCGGCCAGGACGAGGACGCGCGGGTCAACAGGCCGCGGCTGCTTCTCGACAGCAGGGAAGAACAGAGGATGCCCGTCGACGGGCAGTCGTACCACAATCACAGCAACCTGAACATGGAAGAGGCCTATGTGCTGGAGCCCAGCGTGGAATTGTACTACGCCGGAGGCGACGTgcaggcggacggcggcggacaccCGCCGTACGCGTTCCACGTCAACAGCGGCTACTGACTGCGTGCGTGAACGCTGTCCGGCATCTGTATTTTGTGGCTTTGTCGAGAGAGAAATAGGCACGTGCAGGAAGCTAGCCAGATACTAAATACTCCGGCATAGCTCAGGAACAGAAACGCCGCACTTGTATAAGAGACGCTTAGATCACAATGTCTCTGGAATTTAGTCAGTGTAAGTTTATATTTCTTTGTACTCTCTTCGTTCTTAAGTATATCTCATTTTAAAGATTTTAGTATAGACTAtatatgaatgtatatagacatattttaaagtataaatTCGCTTATTTTAATTCGTATGTAGTTTATATTGAAATCTCTATATATCTAAGAACAAAAAAGTCTATATCCAAGAACAAAGAAAGTAGTTTATATTTATTTACGGAggaagtgttgacgtataatgtgctgcctagtctctttcatcagatcggtcttttagtTGTATTGGTTAGAGtgtgcacttctacatggtatcgaaGCCAAAAGGTCTTGAGTTTAAGACCtggctggcgcaattaaattgtAGCCCAATTTCGATCCACGTTTAGGCCTGAGAAAGCCACACATGAGGaaagtgttgacgtataatgtgttgcCTAGTCTTTTTCATTAGATcggtcggtcttttggttgcattgattAGAACATTGTATAGTTTATTTCTGCGTGTTGGCTATTTCTATTAAAACATGATTCTGGCTTGTCTTTTCTCTTTGCCGGAAATGAATCTGCCTGTCACCGCGACGTGTTGGCTACCTCGACCACCGCTCCTGCGCCCTCGATTACTTTGATATATGGAGCAAGGCTATCACCTTATGATTAATATTTTTCCAAAACATATGTGAGGGTACGGCGACTATGGGGAGCCGTTATTGGGCCAGCCAAGTAACCACACGGGCGTGTCAGACTGACATCACCCATACTTTTTTACATTTTTACTATTGTTTATATTTTGAAATATTGTaaatatatataatgcaaaaaaaCACGTTCACATATGTTTtggaaaaatattaatcatgtattagaaaatgttaaacaagtatagCAAAACATTAATCGTGTGTACGGATAAATGTTGGTGACATTAAAAAATGGACGTGATATTTAAAAGATGTTTTTACAATACAAATAAATATTTAAAGAATTAAATAATTGTTTGTAGAAATGTACATtacattttttaaaatattcaaGAGTTTCAAAAACGTGTTTGTGGAATTTTCAGAAAAAAGTATACAATGTTAAAAAAATGTTTCGTGATGTAATAAAAAAAATTGTGCTATTAAAAAAATGCACATGAAATTTTAAGTAAAAAATCAAGCGATTCAAAACAAATGTTCATGAAATTTTTCAGTGTTGACTATAAAATGTAAAAAGATGTTCCTGTCATTAAAATAATGCTTATTCACATTATAAAAAAGTATGTGATAT
It encodes:
- the LOC119298580 gene encoding heat stress transcription factor C-2a-like, translated to MMSGGVSGMESSSSSGSSSGSSSFSSFVRQLNTYGFRKVDPDRWEFAHASFLRGQTHLLRHIVRRQSSGTGGRRGKDDREDEDGSSTMLAMEVVQLRREQRATEERVAAMWRRVQETERRPKQMLAFLLKVVGDPDMVRRLAGSGQDEDARVNRPRLLLDSREEQRMPVDGQSYHNHSNLNMEEAYVLEPSVELYYAGGDVQADGGGHPPYAFHVNSGY